One Micromonospora sp. FIMYZ51 genomic window carries:
- a CDS encoding phospholipid carrier-dependent glycosyltransferase yields the protein MVRRRLATVEGRLDGHSWLATMLVVAIAAIVRFANLSHPPGKIFDEIYYARDAWALIDKHVEWNYKDGGPSYVVHPPLGKWLIGLGEWAFGYSDAEHGISVPGQLWTTSPEFGWRFSAALIGTLSVLLLIRTGRRMFGSTLLGCAAGLLLALDGFHLVLSRTALLDIFLLFFVLAAFATLVLDRDATRRRWARALAAGLDPTAPGRAGRPPGGWRNWPWWRLATGVLLGCAFAVKWSALFFVPAFALLMLLWDVGARRSAGVPRPWRATMLDGFPQMVLAGVLMAVTYVATWWGWLLSQDGYYRLAERYPGAGLSDTPVIGALWNLVKYHQAALGFHNQLDDAHKYQSLPWQWLLLGRPVAFYWSGDGNCGQASCAAEVLLLGTPLLWWSFLPALAALIWLGLARRDWRAGAILLFVGAGLLPWFWFAADGRTMFSFYAAPAVPFLVLAVVYVLGAIATPAGPGGGQPVGATDDEASQDRRLVGGVIVGAYLALVVLCFAYFYPIFVGQVLPYAEWSARMWLDGRWI from the coding sequence ATAGTCCGGCGCCGGCTGGCCACCGTCGAGGGTCGGCTGGACGGACACTCCTGGCTGGCCACGATGCTTGTGGTGGCGATCGCGGCGATTGTCCGCTTCGCCAACCTCAGCCATCCGCCGGGCAAGATCTTCGATGAGATCTACTACGCCCGCGACGCCTGGGCCCTGATCGACAAGCACGTGGAGTGGAACTACAAGGACGGCGGCCCGTCGTACGTGGTCCACCCGCCACTTGGCAAGTGGTTGATCGGTCTCGGCGAGTGGGCCTTCGGCTACTCCGACGCCGAACACGGCATCTCGGTGCCCGGCCAGCTCTGGACCACCTCGCCGGAGTTCGGCTGGCGCTTCTCGGCAGCCCTGATCGGCACCCTCTCGGTGCTGCTGCTGATCCGGACCGGGCGCCGGATGTTCGGCTCCACGCTGCTCGGCTGCGCCGCTGGTCTGCTGCTCGCGCTCGACGGCTTCCACCTGGTGCTGTCCCGCACCGCACTGCTCGACATCTTCCTGCTGTTCTTCGTGCTGGCCGCGTTCGCCACGCTGGTGCTCGACCGGGACGCGACCCGGCGGCGCTGGGCCCGCGCCCTGGCGGCCGGGCTGGATCCCACCGCGCCGGGGCGCGCCGGCCGCCCGCCGGGCGGGTGGCGGAACTGGCCCTGGTGGCGGCTGGCGACCGGGGTACTGCTCGGTTGCGCCTTCGCGGTGAAGTGGAGCGCGCTGTTCTTCGTTCCGGCCTTCGCGCTGCTGATGCTGCTCTGGGACGTCGGTGCCCGCCGGTCCGCCGGGGTGCCCCGGCCGTGGCGGGCGACGATGCTCGACGGGTTCCCGCAGATGGTGCTCGCCGGGGTGCTGATGGCGGTCACCTACGTGGCGACCTGGTGGGGCTGGCTGCTCAGCCAGGACGGTTACTACCGGCTCGCCGAGCGGTACCCGGGCGCGGGCCTCAGCGACACGCCGGTGATCGGCGCGCTGTGGAACCTGGTCAAGTACCACCAGGCCGCGCTGGGCTTCCACAACCAGCTCGACGACGCGCACAAGTACCAGTCGCTGCCGTGGCAGTGGCTGTTGCTGGGCCGCCCAGTGGCCTTCTACTGGTCCGGCGACGGTAACTGCGGCCAGGCGAGCTGTGCCGCCGAGGTGTTGCTGCTCGGCACGCCGCTGCTGTGGTGGTCGTTCCTGCCCGCGCTGGCGGCGCTGATCTGGCTCGGCCTCGCCCGGCGGGACTGGCGGGCCGGCGCGATCCTGCTGTTCGTGGGCGCGGGGTTGCTGCCCTGGTTCTGGTTCGCCGCCGACGGCCGGACGATGTTCTCCTTCTACGCCGCGCCCGCGGTGCCGTTCCTCGTGCTGGCGGTGGTCTACGTACTGGGTGCGATCGCCACACCCGCCGGCCCCGGCGGTGGTCAGCCCGTCGGCGCTACCGACGACGAGGCCAGCCAGGATCGTCGGCTGGTCGGCGGGGTGATCGTCGGGGCGTACCTGGCGCTCGTCGTGCTCTGCTTCGCCTACTTCTATCCGATCTTCGTCGGCCAGGTCCTGCCGTACGCCGAATGGTCGGCACGGATGTGGTTGGACGGTCGCTGGATCTGA